Sequence from the Deltaproteobacteria bacterium genome:
TATGACGGCAACGGAAGCCTCATCGCCGTAACCGACGCCCTCGGGCGCACGATCACGCACACCTACGACGTCATGGATCGCCTGGTGGCGCGAACGCATCCCCAGGGCGTGACCGAGACCTATGGCTATGACACGGGCGGCCGTCTCGTCATGCACATCGATCGAAACGGGCGTGCGACGACGCATCGGTACGACGAGCTCGATCGCAGAGTCGGGGCGACGTATGCCGACGGCAGCGTAACGACGTTCGCCTACGACGCCGCCGACCGCGCCGTCGTCGCCACGGATTCGGCGGCGGGCACCGTCGTCCACGAATACGATCGACTCGATCGGCTCGCCGGCGTGCAGACCGCCCTCGGCGCCGTGAGCTACGGCTACGATGCGCTCGGCCGGCGCAAGCAACGGCTCGCCACAGGGGCGACGCCGACGGCCTACGCCTTCAACGCGGCCTCCCAGCTGACGCGCGTCGAGACCGGCGGCCAGATCGTTGAGCTGGGGTATGACCACGCCGGGCGTCTCACGACGGTCACACTCCCGAACGGCATCGTCAAAGAGCTCGCCTATGACGAGGCGAGCCGCCTCGTAGGACTCAGGTACCGCCGTGGCCCAACGGTCATTGGTGACCTCATCTATGCGCGTGACGCGGGCGGCAACGTGACCAGGATCAGAGGGAGCCTCGCGCAGAGCCTCCTGCCGGGAGCGATCGACGGAGCCGCCTACGATGACCACAATCGGCAGCTGGCATTCGGCCGGGCGGCGCTGACGTTCGACGCCGAGGGCAACACGACCTCAATCACGGACGACACCGGCACCAGCACGCTGCAATGGGACAGCCGGAATCGCCTGGTGGCGTTGACGGGACCCACCGTCGAGGCGTCGTTCAGCTATGACGTCTTCGGCCGGCGAGTCCGCAAGACCGTGAACGGCGCGACCACACAGTATCTCTACGACGGCCCCGACGTCGCGACGGAGACCCGCGACGGCGTGACGTTGCCGTATCTGCGACTCCTCGGCCTCGATTCGCCCATCGCTCGCGGCGCCGACGAGGTCTATCTCACCGATGGTCTCGGCACCGTCATCGGCACGAGCAACGCCGCCGGCGCTGTAACGACGCAGTACTCCTATGCCCCCTTCGGCGAGTGGACGGCCAGCGGCGCCACCTCGAACAATCCGATCACTTTCACTGCTCGCGAGGCCGACGAGACCGGCCTCTTATACTATCGGGCGCGCTATTACGCGCCGGGACTCCATCGGTTCCTGAGCCAGGATCTCGTGCTGCGACTCGGCGCCAACCGCTATGCCTATGTGCTCAACAATCCGATCAACGCGATCGACCCGTTCGGACTGGATAAATTCATCATCTACGGCAATCTGGCGTCATCCGGGCCCGGCGGCTCGAGCGAGATCTTGAATCAGGGCATGACCGATCTCGCGACCGCGCTGGACGTCAACGGTGATGTAATCACATTCAACAGCGGTCAGATCGACGAAGTGGTAGCGAAGGCGCGAGAAGCCGCCCGCGCGGGGCGGCCCGTGTACATCATCGGTCACAGCAAGGGCGGTGAAGCTGCCGTGAAGGCAGCCCTCGAGCTGCTGAGACTCGGCATCACACCCGACCGCGTCTTCACAATCGATCCGTTCGTCGATCCGAGCACGACCATTCCGCCCGGGCTCCCGCTGACGAACTACTACCAGGAGCGTCGCTACCTCATCTTGATCCGAGGCTTCGAGATCGGCGGCGCGGAGAACATCCTGATCACGGGGACGAATCACATCGCCATCACGAGCGACCCGAGAGTTCAAGGCCCCATCAAGAAGGCTATCCTCGGCGCCTCGCAGGCGCCGCCCGTCGGAGGGCGCTACTGATGCGCTCCGCATGGCGCGCGCTGGCGCCCGCGCTCGCTCTCGCCGTTGGATGCGCCACTCGAACGATGACCACGTTCCCCTCACCCGAGGACGCCGAGCGTGTGTGGAACGCCTACTGGTCGGCCGTCGAGCGCGGCGACGTCGTCGAATGGAACCGCACGGTCCACAGCACCCTGCGTACCTCTGCTGAGGGATTCGATCCGAAGGTCCAGGCCGACGCGCGCTCGTTCTTGACCTTGTGTTC
This genomic interval carries:
- a CDS encoding RHS repeat-associated core domain-containing protein, yielding YDGNGSLIAVTDALGRTITHTYDVMDRLVARTHPQGVTETYGYDTGGRLVMHIDRNGRATTHRYDELDRRVGATYADGSVTTFAYDAADRAVVATDSAAGTVVHEYDRLDRLAGVQTALGAVSYGYDALGRRKQRLATGATPTAYAFNAASQLTRVETGGQIVELGYDHAGRLTTVTLPNGIVKELAYDEASRLVGLRYRRGPTVIGDLIYARDAGGNVTRIRGSLAQSLLPGAIDGAAYDDHNRQLAFGRAALTFDAEGNTTSITDDTGTSTLQWDSRNRLVALTGPTVEASFSYDVFGRRVRKTVNGATTQYLYDGPDVATETRDGVTLPYLRLLGLDSPIARGADEVYLTDGLGTVIGTSNAAGAVTTQYSYAPFGEWTASGATSNNPITFTAREADETGLLYYRARYYAPGLHRFLSQDLVLRLGANRYAYVLNNPINAIDPFGLDKFIIYGNLASSGPGGSSEILNQGMTDLATALDVNGDVITFNSGQIDEVVAKAREAARAGRPVYIIGHSKGGEAAVKAALELLRLGITPDRVFTIDPFVDPSTTIPPGLPLTNYYQERRYLILIRGFEIGGAENILITGTNHIAITSDPRVQGPIKKAILGASQAPPVGGRY